In Amaranthus tricolor cultivar Red isolate AtriRed21 chromosome 3, ASM2621246v1, whole genome shotgun sequence, a single window of DNA contains:
- the LOC130807846 gene encoding uncharacterized protein LOC130807846 isoform X3 codes for MHFSCCDFADPSIAEATIEFLNRNKKKLQTSFPTVLPQFFPLLLKLIAWNGEKLEKSFVKIFPTLVAPGSFLPLYPAILDLPVLVIALEKVEKSSGSLVGSSIASIKSSTAPEMLLALMDEAYTGSTIAVGEGDSESEDNNTIDVADPAFLDVLKDENDGIAERHWTSPAIASAIEAAKSAPQSDRLKQSLKIAPHLLDVYFAIALRDVNDSLICALIPLLMLRNAVIFPDKIYSYEVRKRFLEFMLASFQLSPNFIALLKKPIIDRLGEAYDSQEKTELALQLCWAIGEHGGGGESHKEAARELFESLELLLYENLSSSSRIGLRQESSLSFSRSSSLSISSTGSERAAQSRLLCFVVTAIAKLATYHRELLPRARVSLAKVARSRLSDSRVWTRARDCLGLLNEPAICMSVLGVSSRHPKGEKYPGTVNWSDGGTKMIAHVPFYILAGHAGPPFHDFAFSDILPSK; via the exons TTCTTCCCCTTGCTATTGAAGCTAATTGCATGGAATGGAGAGAA GTTAGAGAAATCATTTGTGAAGATATTCCCTACACTAGTGGCTCCTGGTTCATTTTTGCCTTTATACCCTGCTATTTTGGACTTGCCCG TGCTGGTTATTGCTCTGGAGAAGGTGGAAAAGAGCTCTGGATCACTTGTTGGTAGCAGCATTGCTTCAATCAAGAGTAGTACAGCTCCTGAG ATGCTTCTTGCCCTAATGGACGAGGCCTACACAGGCTCAACGATTGCAGTTGGAGAAGGTGACTCTGAATCTGAGGACAACAATACTATTGATGTTGCTGATCCAGCTTTCCTTGATGTTCTTAAGGATGAGAATGACGGTATTGCG GAGCGTCATTGGACATCACCTGCTATTGCTTCAGCGATAGAGGCTGCTAAAAGTGCTCCTCAGTCTGATCGTTTAAAACAATCATTAAAGATCGCACCTCACCTTTTGGATGTATACTTTGCTATAGCATTGCGTGATGTCAATGATT CTTTGATCTGTGCACTGATCCCTCTGCTTATGTTAAGAAATGCGGTCATCTTTCCTGACAAAATTTACTCTTATGAG GTCAGAAAAAGATTCCTGGAATTCATGCTTGCTTCATTTCAGCTATCGCCTAATTTTATTGCACTTCTGAAG AAGCCCATTATAGATAGACTTGGAGAAGCATATGATAGCCAAGAGAAG ACGGAGTTGGCTTTACAACTTTGTTGGGCTATTGGAGAGCATGGAGGGGGTGGTGAATCTCATAAAGAAGCTGCTCGTGAACTTTTTGAAAGTTTGGAGTTACTTTTGTACGAGAATCTCTCATCTAGTAG CCGTATTGGCTTAAGACAAGAATCTAGTCTGAGCTTCAGCCGCTCATCTAGTCTAAGCATATCTAGCACGGGCTCTGAGAGGGCAGCACAGTCTAGACTTCTATGCTTTGTCGTAACAGCTATTGCAAAGCTTGCTACTTACCACCGTGAATTACTACCTAGGGCGCGTGTATCTTTAGCAAAG GTAGCTCGGTCTCGGCTATCGGATTCAAGGGTTTGGACTAGGGCTCGTGATTGTTTGGGTCTACTTAATGAGCCCGCTATATGTATGTCTGTGTTGGGGGTGTCATCACGACACCCCAAGGGAGAGAAGTATCCTGGAACAGTCAACTGGAGTGACGGTGGGACTAAAATGATTGCACATGTCCCATTTTATATCTTGGCTGGACATGCAG GCCCACCATTTCATGATTTTGCCTTCTCAGACATTCTTCCAAGCAAATGA
- the LOC130808746 gene encoding uncharacterized protein LOC130808746 translates to MDDSMSSTNHKIRQTLYSDNDFESSSEDSSWSLYLDNSVATSNSKGTVSCSDSEISSIYSGPDGRAKKMNQNEDHIETARSSAKRRKMTVPCIDHELEDTATSPVCNSMVQELEQWYLAMQEIISSDLKVFPSMQQDKLDYAWVSQEKQNTSNQTGEQIHSSCIGKEFNNAGLREKGLCLVPVSLLF, encoded by the exons ATGGATGATTCTATGAGCTCTACCAACCACAAAATCcgccaaactctctattcagaCAACGATTTTGAGTCTTCTTCTGAAGATAGTAGTTGGTCTTTGTATCTTGATAACTCTGTCGCTACGAGTAATTCGAAAGGTACTGTCAGTTGTTCTGATTCTGAAATCTCCTCTATATATTCCGGTCCTGATGGTCGAGCAAAAAAGATGAATCAAAACGAAGATCACATCGAAACAGCTAGATCGAGTGCTAAAAGGAGAAAGATGACAGTTCCTTGTATTGATCATGAGCTGGAGGATACTGCAACCTCTCCTGTTTGTAATTCTATG GTTCAGGAGTTGGAACAATGGTATTTGGCTATGCAAGAGATAATAAGCTCTGATTTGAAAGTATTCCCATCTATGCAGCAAGACAAGCTTGACTATGCTTGGGTTTCTCAG GAGAAACAAAATACTTCCAACCAGACGGGAGAACAAATACATTCAAGTTGTATTGGGAAAGAATTCAACAATGCAGGATTAAGGGAAAAGGGACTGTGTTTAGTCCCAGTTTCTTTGTTATTCTAG